CAAGATTGCAGAGGGGCATCAGCTGCGCAAATATGCCGGCCTTCTTGAAACGGGCCCGCTATGCAGTAGAAGACCTGGAGTTAGTTCAACAAAAAATTGGTGGTAAGTACGGTAATGAGTTCCAGGCATTTGTCGACTACTACCTTGCACAGGCCTATGAACGTAATGATCAGGCAGATAAAGCCAGAGAACTCTGGACAAGGTTGACAGCTTCAGAAACCGAGTGGGCAAAAAAATCTCGCCTGGCCCTGGAGAAACTTTAGTTATGACTCTGGGTTGGAAGGTAGCGCTGTTAAATATCCTTAGAAACGGTCGACGCAGTATAATCACCCTTGCGGCGGTTATTTTTGGCTGTACCAGCTTGATTGTGTTCGGTGGTTTTGTTCAGTCCATGTACGATGGCATGCGTGAAAGCATGATTCGCTCGCAGCTAGGGCATATCCAGATTTATGCCGATGGCTACAACCAATATGGTAAAGCCGAGCCAGAAAAGTACCTGATTCCCTCTGCCAGCTTAGAGCAGATTACCCAGCTAATTGAAGAGAAGAGCCAGGCTTTGGTTGTTGCACCGCGACTGAATTTTAATGGTCTTCTGAGTGATGGGAAGCAGTCAATTGCAATATCGGGTATTGGTATCGATGCTGAAAAAGAGGTACTACTTTCCTCTGCAATCCATATTGTAGAAGGTGAAGATCTATTTCCTGAGGATGTTGCTGCTGCGCATTTGGGAGAGGGGTTGTTCAACTCCCTGGACGCTCAGGTAGGGGACTACCTAACATTGCTTGCAAGCACCCAGGATGGAGCAATAAATGCGGTAGACATTCAGATAGCCGGTGTGGTGACCACTGGCGTGAAGGAATTGGATGATCGCTTACTCAGAGTCAATTTGCCACTTGCGCAGGAATTACTTTATACCTCGGATCTAACCCGGCTGGTTGTATTGCTTGAAGAAACTGAACAAACCGATCTGGCTGTAGACGCCTTGCGTAAGGCATTTAAGCAACAGAATCTAGGGCTGGAATTAAGAAGCTGGTGGGACTTGGCGGCTTATTATCATCAGGTTGTTGGCCTATTTAATGGAGTGTTTGGTTTTATCACCGTAATTGTCCTGGTGATTGTAGCTCTAAGCATATCCAATACCATGTTGATGGCTGTGATGGAGCGCACCCGAGAGATCGGGACTATTCGAGCCATGGGCGGGACACCTACGCAGGTAGTTGGCTTAATTCTTTTAGAGTCTGTGTTTTTAGGTATTATCGGTAGCATCGTAGGATTGCTTATCGGAATTCTTGCGGCAAAGGGCATTACTTATGCCGAATGGATGATGCCGCGGCCGCCGGGTAGTACTCAGGATTACCCGATAAGGGTATTTGTGGTTAATGAAATTCTTATCAAAACCTTTGCCTTGGGTTTTTTGGTCTCCTTAATTTCTAGTGTTTATCCAGCAGTAAAGGCTTCCAGAATACCGGTAGTGAATGCGTTGAGATTCACTTGACGGTAATGCAATAGGTTTATAGGTGTAGGGTAAAAAGATGAAAAGAAGCCGTTTTATTTTTTTTGTTGGGTTTTTATTCTCCCTAGTCGTGCCAGCAGTGGCTGAGGTAACGGCTGAATCCCTGGTGAATCGATTAGATGAAGTTAGGGGGTATAAGGATCAAGGATTTGTTTTTAATATTACTAATATCAGCTATAAGAAAGATAAAGAACCTCGAACTAATACGCTCAGTGTTAAAGTGTTTAACGATAAGTCTTTGATTCACTTTGAATCTCCCGCTCGTGAAAAGGGGAGGGCCATGTTAAAGGAAGGTAACAATATGTGGCTCTATATTCCCGGAACTCGCCGAGTTATTCGTATTGCACCGTCTCAGCGGCTGATCGGGGAAACCAGTAATGGAGATGTTGTTGGGACTAATTTCTCCAGAGACTATCGTGCAGAAATTATTGGAGAAGAAACCCTCGAAGGGCAGGATTACTGGTTGTTGGAGTTAACTTCAACGGCTTCTGGTGTGGCTTATGCAAAAGTGAAAGTGTGGATGGAAAAGACAGAAGGAAACCCACCCTTTAAGAGTGAATTCTATTCCCGGTCAGATCGCCTACTGAAAACAGCTTTTTACAAAGAATATAAAACCTTTGGCGATGAATTGAAATTACATAAGCTCCTTCTCGTGGATGCCTTGTTGCAGGAAAACTACACCTGGATGAAATTCGATGATTACCATCTCAAGGAATTGGATCAGGCTATTTTCCAGAAGGCTTCATTGGGTAAGCTGAATTAATATAGAAAGACCATGGCGATGCCAAATTTAACCCTGCATAAACTGGCCATAATCTTAAGTGTCTCTGCCTCAGCTGCTTTAGCTAGTGCACAAGAGTATAAAGACCCTTTCTCTAATGAGCTCTCAGAAAGTTCTAAATCACAAGATCTTTCATCCAGTAATGGGGGAAGTGGTTATTATTGGAATTATGATATTTCCGCTATTGCCTATCAGCAGCAGAATAGCGTGCGGGAAGACCAGTATTTTAACCCTGGAAATCTACAATTTGGTGAAAGAGAATCTTTGCTAGCACTGGATTTCAGTAGTCAGTTTTTATCGGGGCCACACTTTTCTACTTTTACTCGCCTAGCCTTTATTCAAGACTATAAGGTGGATGACGGTGGCGCCTCTTCAGAAGAGTTCAATGCCTACTTATTGGAGGGCTACTTATCTTCGTACACATCTAACCGGAGACTGGGAATTAATATTGGCAGGATCAAACCTCAGTGGAGTAATGGTTACAATTGGTCCCCTGCCAACTTACTCAAGCCTGTCTATGACCGACCAAATCTGGATACAGATGATCTGACTCAACAACAGGGTTGGGATATGGCGCATCTGGATCTTCGCTACGGTGACTGGAACGCGGGTATCTACATTGCTGAAGTGGAAGATAATCTGGATCGGAAACTGGATCATCCGTTTGCTGACCACGAGTATCAATATGCATTGGTTCTGAATAGGGAGGGAGATCTGGATACCAGGTTGGTAGTACACCAGTTGGACGGTGGAGAACTGAATGCGGCCCTGGGTTTGAGTGCATTGGCACGTGATAATATTACTCTACGATTTGAGGGGGCCTGGGAACAGCAGCGCGAGCTGCCAGTGGTTAGTGATATCTCCTATGGAGGTCTACAGGAACACGGTTACCTAAAAGCAGTGCTAGGTGCTCAGATGAGCCTTAAAGGCGGCTGGGATATTACGGCAGAATATCTATACAACGAACATGGGTATGAGTCAGAAGAGTGGGACCAGGTTATCGAACAAGTGGATCTTGCCAAGCAAGGTTTACTGTCTGTTCAGGCGCCAGCTGCCTTTAATTTCCTGATTGATAGCTATGAGCTGTTATCGGTGGGGCAGTTGCGCCGGGAGTATTTGTTTTTTATGTGGGGTAACACCCGGATTGAACGCAAGTTTCAGTATCGTCAGAGTATTCAATATAACCTTGATGATCAGAGCCAGTATCATAACGTGGAATTAATCCAAAATTGGACAGAGCATTTCAGCACTCGACTTCAGGCCCAAGTGTTTAGTGGCTGTGAGAGTTGTGAGTTTGGTCTAATTCCGAATGAGCACTTGCTCCGCTTAAGTTTCTATTACGATTTTTAGTAATCTACTAATTGTTTATCTTCAACTAAAACAGTAAGAGGCTTTTGGGACTACTGATTGCTTCCAGCAAGGAAGTTTTCATATTTTTTTGCCTTCTCCAGGTTGCCGGATTCTCGATTAATGGAGATTAAAGCCCGAAGGATATCTATTGAGGAAGGGAATTGCTCAACCCCCTTCTCAAGCGTTGCCAGGGCTTGTGTAGAGTCGCCAGCGGAGTGTAGTGCGATCGCATAGACATATATATAGCGGCTATCAGTTTGTGTAGACTCAGCGGCCAGTTTGAGATAATCGATAGCCTCTGAGTAGCGTTTCTGTCGTATTAAAGATAGTCCTAAGGAGTGTTGTATTACTGCCTTCCTCTCGGCCTTATCCAGGGCATTTCGTAACACTTCTTCTGCACTTTTCTCTTTTCCCTTTATTCGATAAAGGTCTGCCAGATTGATGTATGCAGCTGTGTAATAGGGCGC
The DNA window shown above is from Microbulbifer variabilis and carries:
- a CDS encoding ABC transporter permease; the encoded protein is MTLGWKVALLNILRNGRRSIITLAAVIFGCTSLIVFGGFVQSMYDGMRESMIRSQLGHIQIYADGYNQYGKAEPEKYLIPSASLEQITQLIEEKSQALVVAPRLNFNGLLSDGKQSIAISGIGIDAEKEVLLSSAIHIVEGEDLFPEDVAAAHLGEGLFNSLDAQVGDYLTLLASTQDGAINAVDIQIAGVVTTGVKELDDRLLRVNLPLAQELLYTSDLTRLVVLLEETEQTDLAVDALRKAFKQQNLGLELRSWWDLAAYYHQVVGLFNGVFGFITVIVLVIVALSISNTMLMAVMERTREIGTIRAMGGTPTQVVGLILLESVFLGIIGSIVGLLIGILAAKGITYAEWMMPRPPGSTQDYPIRVFVVNEILIKTFALGFLVSLISSVYPAVKASRIPVVNALRFT
- a CDS encoding outer membrane lipoprotein-sorting protein codes for the protein MKRSRFIFFVGFLFSLVVPAVAEVTAESLVNRLDEVRGYKDQGFVFNITNISYKKDKEPRTNTLSVKVFNDKSLIHFESPAREKGRAMLKEGNNMWLYIPGTRRVIRIAPSQRLIGETSNGDVVGTNFSRDYRAEIIGEETLEGQDYWLLELTSTASGVAYAKVKVWMEKTEGNPPFKSEFYSRSDRLLKTAFYKEYKTFGDELKLHKLLLVDALLQENYTWMKFDDYHLKELDQAIFQKASLGKLN